A region from the Myxococcales bacterium genome encodes:
- a CDS encoding glutathione peroxidase, which produces MYAFSAQDLAATETVPLCRYRNKVMLVTNVASKCGNTPQYGPLQALYEKHRDAGFFVLGFPCNQFGGQEPGDAVEITACTTKYGVSFPMFEKITVNTDSTFGAEHPLYAWLKAQPGGAGKIEWNFAKFLIGRDGKLIKRYSASFLNGAASEQAQLDADIAAALPSELAPRARDPRTSHRPAAFRASGRGVRLCGEWRGRRRPARSPRRPRLQHRSQGSCRPG; this is translated from the coding sequence ATCTACGCGTTCAGCGCCCAGGATCTCGCCGCCACCGAGACCGTGCCGCTGTGCCGCTACCGAAACAAAGTCATGCTCGTCACCAACGTCGCGTCCAAGTGCGGCAACACGCCGCAATACGGGCCGCTTCAGGCGCTCTACGAGAAGCACCGCGACGCAGGCTTCTTCGTGCTCGGCTTTCCGTGCAACCAGTTTGGTGGGCAGGAGCCCGGCGACGCTGTCGAGATCACCGCGTGCACGACCAAGTACGGCGTCTCGTTCCCGATGTTCGAGAAGATCACCGTCAACACGGACTCCACGTTCGGAGCGGAGCACCCGCTCTACGCGTGGCTCAAGGCGCAGCCCGGCGGCGCTGGCAAGATCGAGTGGAACTTCGCGAAGTTCCTCATCGGTCGCGACGGCAAGCTCATCAAGCGATACAGCGCGAGCTTCCTCAACGGGGCCGCTTCTGAACAAGCTCAACTCGACGCGGACATCGCGGCCGCATTGCCAAGTGAACTAGCTCCACGGGCGAGAGACCCACGAACAAGTCACCGGCCCGCCGCGTTCAGAGCCTCTGGACGCGGCGTTCGGCTTTGCGGCGAATGGCGCGGTCGACGGCGTCCGGCGCGAAGCCCACGACGACCTCGCCTTCAACATCGATCACAGGGATCGTGCCGGCCGGGTTGA
- a CDS encoding RHS repeat-associated core domain-containing protein, which produces MPAACRAQSTTLGNTAASANQKRHEAKTGATTWLRIAKPGDATGGIVRDVLGRVTSREELMAPMAALPSTAVRWDYTYDDRGRLKTAVQSGGATASYTYAYDENGNRTSVNGFAATYDNQDRLLSYGGVAYTYTNNGALKSRGGTELFDYDLSGNLRKRSVNNVEYLIDGKNRRVAKKKNGVFEAAWLYDDQLRIAAQLTGAGQVRQVFAYGVKPNVPELVYQPTPVAGFPNGKVYRIISDLNGSVRAVVDISVTPAVMVQRIDYLPSGRRASMEAIVTTGGYEPIPFGYAGGLHDADTGLVRFGARDYDPETGRWVSKDPARFGGGVNLYAYCYGDPINFVDPGGDIADILVTGSAAGAPQAAQHKRFPSLESTSWSLACSPTISRPWRGNGTQTRSSVGDRSTPTGMSRRSTPTAKAKGRVTSPPTRYGTSSETLDTQTVR; this is translated from the coding sequence GTGCCGGCCGCGTGCAGAGCGCAGTCGACGACACTTGGCAATACAGCGGCTTCGGCGAACCAGAAGCGGCACGAAGCGAAGACGGGGGCAACGACGTGGCTACGCATCGCGAAGCCCGGCGACGCGACCGGCGGCATCGTGCGCGACGTGCTCGGACGCGTCACGTCGCGCGAAGAGCTCATGGCCCCGATGGCCGCCTTGCCGTCGACCGCCGTGCGGTGGGACTACACCTACGACGATCGCGGCAGGCTCAAGACGGCCGTGCAAAGCGGCGGCGCGACCGCCTCGTACACCTACGCCTACGACGAGAACGGCAACCGCACCTCGGTGAACGGATTCGCCGCCACGTACGACAACCAAGACCGACTGCTTTCGTACGGAGGCGTGGCCTACACGTACACGAACAACGGCGCGCTGAAGTCGCGGGGCGGGACCGAGCTCTTCGACTACGACCTCTCGGGCAACCTCCGGAAGCGGAGCGTCAACAACGTCGAATACCTGATCGACGGGAAGAACCGGCGCGTCGCCAAGAAGAAGAACGGCGTCTTCGAGGCGGCCTGGCTCTACGACGATCAACTACGCATCGCCGCGCAGCTCACGGGAGCTGGGCAAGTACGGCAAGTCTTCGCCTACGGCGTGAAGCCCAACGTGCCCGAGCTGGTGTACCAACCAACGCCCGTCGCAGGCTTCCCAAACGGGAAGGTCTATCGAATCATCAGCGACCTCAACGGGAGCGTTCGCGCTGTCGTCGATATCTCGGTGACCCCGGCTGTCATGGTGCAGCGGATCGACTATCTTCCTTCGGGGCGCCGCGCGAGCATGGAGGCCATCGTAACGACCGGTGGCTACGAGCCGATCCCCTTCGGCTACGCCGGCGGGCTCCACGATGCCGACACCGGCCTCGTTCGGTTCGGCGCGCGTGACTACGACCCGGAGACGGGCAGGTGGGTGAGTAAGGATCCGGCGAGGTTTGGCGGGGGTGTGAACCTCTACGCGTATTGCTACGGGGACCCGATCAACTTCGTCGACCCCGGAGGGGATATCGCCGACATTCTCGTCACTGGCTCCGCCGCAGGCGCGCCGCAAGCGGCGCAGCACAAGCGATTCCCCTCGTTGGAATCAACGTCATGGTCCTTGGCGTGCTCGCCTACAATCTCGAGGCCCTGGCGAGGGAATGGGACTCAGACGCGCTCCTCGGTAGGGGACCGTTCGACCCCGACCGGTATGAGTCGAAGAAGTACACCAACCGCGAAGGCGAAGGGACGCGTGACCTCACCCCCGACGAGATACGGGACAAGTTCCGAGACCTTGGATACACAGACGGTGAGATAA
- a CDS encoding HEAT repeat domain-containing protein, with the protein MQNADHEVRIAGLECLASMKRDPGVDAVTRALRDPVSLVRVAALELVAAGVPASSALLERLVSSDPTEVVRAYAGWAIARSGSRQALPTLRKRLLVEQSAVVRSGLLEALYLLSAHPPYLDMLFAGLTSSDPDARAFTSNAVLGVAARENIQRIIEALRSALAEETFPTIAETIRHNLETAEDMQRDDDYELE; encoded by the coding sequence TTGCAGAATGCAGACCACGAAGTTCGGATAGCCGGCCTCGAGTGCCTCGCGAGCATGAAGCGCGATCCAGGGGTCGACGCCGTGACTCGAGCGCTCCGCGATCCAGTGTCACTGGTCCGGGTGGCGGCGCTGGAGCTAGTGGCCGCGGGCGTTCCGGCGTCGTCCGCCTTGCTCGAACGCTTGGTGTCGTCGGATCCGACAGAGGTGGTGCGCGCGTACGCTGGTTGGGCGATCGCCCGATCGGGCTCTCGACAAGCCCTCCCAACCCTAAGAAAACGACTCCTTGTCGAGCAAAGTGCCGTAGTCAGGAGCGGACTGTTGGAAGCGCTCTACCTCCTAAGCGCGCATCCTCCGTATCTCGACATGCTCTTTGCGGGACTCACATCGAGCGACCCGGACGCCCGCGCCTTTACTTCAAACGCCGTGCTTGGCGTCGCGGCGCGCGAGAATATCCAGCGCATCATCGAGGCACTTCGCAGCGCTCTCGCCGAGGAGACGTTTCCGACTATCGCCGAAACCATACGTCACAACCTCGAGACCGCGGAGGACATGCAGCGCGATGACGACTACGAATTGGAGTGA